The segment GCAGCGGCGATACCACCGGCCAAGAAGTCCTTGGCGAAAGAGATGGCGGTCTCGTTCATTCTTGGGTGTTCTTGGAGAGGTGTAGCTTCAAGAGGACTATCCCGCTCTGCCACAGGACTCGCGTGGAAGGCCGGTTGATTCGAAATGGCCGAATGAAAAGTTGAGAAGAGATTTTTAAAAGGTTCGTCTCGCGAGAGGAAACGTAGCCACTGCTTCTAAGATTCGATTGGACTGTCGACTAAACGTCACAGATTCCTGAAGGCGGGACGCTTTTATGATGACAGAGATGAATGGCTCAAAGTTAGAAAGGTAACCTTAAGCCTTCTCAAGGTGGACAACAGGAAGTTTTTAAAACCTATAAAAATGTTTCAATTTAATCATTAATTCATGActtacaatatttaaaacataacaaaaacaaatgtgcccTGTTTTTGATGCCCACTGATAATCCAATGCAGCAAGAGGATCAGGATTGTCCAGTTCTTAGTTTCAGCTGTCAAGCCACGAAGCAGTTCTACAAGGTGACATAGCATGCATATTTGTCACTAGCTTGACACGACTGTCTTTAGTTAATGATCTCCAAGAGAAAAAAAGCCAACATGTCAGTACAAAGTCCTTCACATGACTTTTGACAGGGAACATGTGACatcacaagaaaataaataaaaatcaatactgCCTGCATCCCTACCATCTCTACTAATGCAATTAAATTTTGTTTGTATTATAACAAACAAATGAACGGATAATAAAGTATGATGAACAACACAATAAGTTGACAATTAGTACTAAGATAGGTTTATTGCTTATACTTACACATTTTTTACAATGTGCTTAAAGATTTCATCTTTAACAAATCTCATCCTTTTCACAGCTGAATCAAAGATGGTGACAGAGTTACCACGTGTCCAGATcagcaggatatatatatatatatatataaatttaaccaCAATATGACCTAAAAATCATGTGGTTTATAAATGACAGAAGACCTTTAAAAAGTCCCAAGAGCTAAATTTCAGTAAAAACTAATACTCAGATAAAGACATTGctctatattttttaaatgatgttcAACATATTTCCTGAGAAGTGATTAAAACAAACGTTTTATATTTCTGCAGTTCTTGAAAAATACTCTTTCAGTGGAGCATAAAGCTAAAAGCCTTAAATGTCATAACGCTGAAAGGAAAGGGCACCTTTAATACCGCCTCTTAGGTGCAATAATTTCATTTAAGGTCATTTGAGTCTGATGGGTTTGAGGTACAGTACAATGTACGTAATGGACTTGTTTAAAGAatgtacatctgtaattaatacATTGTGCCTTCCGGCAGTACAAACACCTTATACTTGTTATCAgtatctatataaataaattaaatgaaatcaatGCACTTCTCAGAGTTTTGTTTATTACTGATAACTCCTGTTGGATTAGTTACCAGCGGTTTCCTATGGATGAACTCTGTGCTTTGTGTGATTTTCTGTTTCTCAGGTAGCGCTTAAACTCCTGCAGTTCATGTGGGCCCAGGCTCTGGTCCACGCCTGGTTTAGGTTGGTAGCTTAGTGGAGAAATGATGTAGCCATTCCGGTAAAGACACACTTGCTTACACATCTCAAAGCAACTGAAAAGCAGGCCAAAATATGGGACAATCTGTAAtgtcaaaacaaaacataatattaGTAACGAAAGGAAgtaaaaaagcattatttatatAAGGTGCTTACACAAACaccaattaaaaacatttaagcaTGCTATTTCATGCAGAGGCAGCTCAAGAAACTCAATTTGTCCTAATCATTTAATATAGTGCAAGAAAAGAGACTGTTGTTGAAGATATAATACAACCCTGTGATTATTTTAATGAAACTTTTTAGAACAATTTACACAGAAATCATGCAGTGCTTGAATCATTTTATCTCTGTCATCatgtaaacatataaaacaaatgtcACCTTCACCAGGTTGGCTGTAAGGCCACTCCAAAGAGCCACAATGCTCTTGTTTTTGATGATCTGTCTGAAGCAGTCTATCATCCCATTAAAATGGACATCAACTCCTCCACAGTGGGGCAAAAGAAGACTCTGGGCCTAGAGTAAAGATTGGAGAAATATTCCTGATCATTAAGATTTAACTATATACTCGCATAGAGAATACTGACACTGTTGTTTATAAACAGGAATAAGTTACATCAAATTAATGCATAGTGTAGATGAGAATAAGTTACATCAAATCAATGCACAGTCACAGTGTAGATGAAACTAAATAAGACAttcagtttttattaaattcatatgCATTTGTTTTCCAGTAACAACCGACTACTCTGCTGTATCACATTTTCCTACACTTATCTACCCTTAAACCCTCTTGATGTATGTTCTCTGTGTGCTGTGTTGACTGAGGCTATAGACTTTGTTCAGCACCAAACTGAAAGTCTCAGAACATTTAGCAGCTTTGGGAGGTTTATTCCTGAGATTGCAATTTGACTTGCAAAAGcgggaaaaaaaaagatttttttgtttctaGTTGAGCAAAGCAAAACATAAATTAACCAGATCAGATACAGCGTTGTGTGTATTGTATGTGAGAGGTCAACTATCTTTagacaatttatctttggcacaGACAGACGCTGGACACTATGTACATTCTCAGCTGCTGTCCTTCAGAATGGGGTCTCGCATTGTTCTGTGTGACCTGTTTAGACTATTTAGAACTCAAATTCatgtttctttaaaacattttaatgtttcattCTTAACACAAATTAACAAAGGGGCCACCTCCAAGTTAAAAAGGTATGAAATTTAGAGAGACTAAGTCTGTGACACTGGTATTATTGTGTCCCCTTGTGGTGAGATATAGCACACAATACCCACTGTATTGTGTGCTACATCTCACCACAAGGGGACACAATAATATTCTCACCTGCATCTTCTTTTTAACAGTTTCAAAGGGGAAGGAAAGAGTCTGAGCGACTCCTGCTGCAAGACAGCCATTGATGAAGTTCTGCAAAGACGTGAAGCGAACATGACGCTCCTGCCACAGCTTGTCCAAATTGACATACACCGCATAGCAGCCAACAGAGAAGGGAACGGCACCTATTCCACAGTAATCCAAACATTAAGTCCCATTAACTTTCCAAGCAGAATTGTGAGAGATCCCGAAttttagtaatattattaattaaaatgttttagcttGGTTTTGATGTTATTAAAAGCAAGCAGGTTTACCTTAATTTGAAGGTTCTGAGGCATAAACAGACTCAACTAATACATACCTAACACAGTGAGTGAAAAACCTCTGTAGAGAGCCTGAAGTCCTTCATTTCTGTAGATGGTGGAGAGAGAATGCAGCAACCCTCTGTATGTTGGTTCTTGGCAATTCTGAGCAATAAGTCTGGTTTCAACCACCTCCAGTGGATATGTTGCTAGAGCGGCAGATATTCCTGCCAGCCCACCGGCAACTATAGCTCTCCATTGCGAGATATCACCCTGTTCATCAATGTGAAGGTGGACAATGCTgccaaaaatataatgaaatgaatAGTTGTGATATTGCAATATAGCTGAATACCATTCCCACAGAACTTTCAGCATTTTTGAGTTAAGAGTATCAGTCATATCTACCAGATACATCTGACACCTAAAACCTAATAATCTAAAGGCTAAAATTTTGTTAAATGCTTTAACTTAATAATCTTTTAATTACTAAACTTACAGCGATGTATCTAAATTTTAAGAAAGTGTAAAAATATGACCCAGTGTTAATATGCAGGAATTTACTGTATTGCAATTTCACAGGTATTTTACCCATATTTGGAATTGTGCATTGCGTTGTGTCTTAAGGTTGAAAGAAATGTACATACGTTTAATGGCAAATAACATTATCAgtttgtgtattatttatttatttaccaaccAAAAAGGTTATCAGCATATGGGAATCAGcttatgagaatgatttctgaaaaaatatGTGATGTGAAGTCAGGAGTAATAGCAGCAGAAAgcttttcagctttgccatcacagaaataaattacattttaaaatatattcaaacagtaaACTGCTCATATACATTTTATTcacgttttaaaatgtaactgttaactgtatttaatatACACGTTCTTTTCATAGGAACAATACAGGTCGGAATGCCCTCCACTCTTTTTCCTGGAATACTGGAACACTATGTACGAGTCTTCCTAAAACAGTTTCCGGTGTCTCCGTTAACCCCTGCAGCACGTGAAAATACTCGTGACCGGTATAATTATGAAGTACTTCTGAGAGCCCCCTCTGATGGGCGTGGCTAAGTACATAGTTCATTTTATGAATGCACAGAATTAAGGCCACACCCACTGCAGCTTCAGGATGCTACACGATTGGTCAGGGAAATGAAGGCGTGATGTATTACGTCACGTTGAACTAACGTAAACCCCCAAGTAATACAAGCTAAGCTAATAAAGGCAAAAAGGGAAATTTGAATCATAATTTCTTAAAACGATCTATCGTAAATCTAACTTGTTAAGCATACTTTAATGCGTCCTGATTTGTTAGTATATAATTAATTAACAATTCAATTATCTTTACTCTTCAACCTTAAAAGGCTATCAAGCTAACACGTCAACTTCCTGTTGTCTTTGTTTACCATCACAGCTGATCGAAAAGTTTATCATATCTTAAGAATGACACAAGTCATCAATACGTGCATCAGACGAAAATCAACCATTCATTATTTAATAGTAGAAATGTATCATACTTACTTTTTGTAAGTTGCTAAATGTATAGCACTGTAGGGAAACAACCGTAGACAGGAAACCATATTCCCCTTCCAAAAAGCTCGAAGTCCCTCATTctgacaaataaaaacaaagctgTGGATGAATCCGCGTTTACAGTGAAATGTTCCTATTTGACTCAAAATCTTCACGACTTCCAGAGGCGACGTTACTGTTTTGCTAAAAATCCCGGCAAAACCGACGCACAGTAAACTTTGAGAACTTGTCAGTCGGTCGTCCTTTTTTACTGTGGCCATACTTCATAAGGACAACGATTTTCTGCTCCAGCCGTTAAAGTAGAAATAAGTAGCGGATGAAAATAAACACTAACGGCTCTGTTTGACACACAGGCATCCGGCTGCAGCGCAACATGTCACATTGGTGGATCATTTGGTGGAGGCAGGGTGTGGTTAGTGCACGCGCAAGGTTGGTTGCATGCAAAATCAAGCCATAATAGCTGCCAAAAAGCTATAGATAGAAAGAAACCCCACAAACAATCTTGTGTTTCTTAAGAGAGCCACACAaatttaatgtgttttcttttttcgCTTATGGGGCCAATGCAAATCGTCTGAAAAACGATGAATGAATGGATCATGGACACATCGTGGTGTCAATACATACACTCCTCTTAGTCTTTGACAGTGTGTGAAAACAGTTTTGAAAAGCCCTTTGTCAAAACCAGATCAGCTAAATACATTAAATGAAGATATGCGTTTCTACAATATGTACTTCTGTTGCAGGAAATTTGAATGTAGGGCTATTATTCcagcaagaaaaaaaatgggTAACATCAGAACTCTGTGACCTAATTAGTCAGTATAGAATTATGAGCattatagttttttatatatttggggTCTTGTTTCGTCTCAAAATACATCGTACACataatgtagcctatatatattttcgGTTCACTATGGATATCTGAATAACGTGTAGGCCTAATATGATAGTGTAAGATAGATCGATGaatattaagaataaaaatgtttaaagattCATTCGATCTTTTTTCCATTCAAAtaacagtttatttaaaatattattttaaatttttgattaattattattttttttttttgtagtgtggCATTAAAAAAGTACCAATAAATGACCAGGCGATGGCAGTCTTGGGCAAAAAAAATTTGAAGTTATGTTGAATCTATTTGTTTAATCTTAAATTGTTCGGTTGAAGTTGAACAATAGCAAAATTTGAAATAATGAATCAGCTAtctaatacataaaatataaagtttGGAAAAAATACAtctcaaataattaataaacaatataatCAAAGATGAAAGTCTTTAGAATAGTCTGTACATTTATAGTCCACAGTAGTTTTTGGGTCACATTATACTTATAACATGTATTTAGAATGAAGAAAAATGAACTCACACCATTCTTTATATAGAATATTAGCCAGAAACAACTATAACAAGTTCAAAACGTTGGGgtcattaagatttatttatttaaataaataaatacttttattaagtacattaaatccaaaagtgacagtaaataaatttataacgcacataatccagaaaaaaaaacataactcaCAGTTTTCACACCAGgttgaaatattaagcagcacaacattaataacacaaacattaaacaagttttcaacattaataataataataaatgtttcttgatcagatAATCAGTATATtggaataatttataaataatcatGTGAcgctgaggactggagtaatggctgctggaaatatagctttacaaaaataaattgcattttaattttttttcgattgtaatcatatttcacaatattactgtttacaaTATGTATACAATATGTATGCATGttacaaacagtttttttttaccgtATTTCTGATAAAATAAATCCAGCAtaaaacagttctttaaaaatatatttttaaaaaaattaacttttgaacagcagtttaACTGTTTATTTCAGTATAAAATTTTCTTTGTATGCATATACAATCATTACTCTTCATAATTGTATATATTGCTTTACGTAAAGAGAGAAGTCTTATGATGATCCACCGCTGGTTAAACAGCCAGCAGATGGCAGTCTTTACTCAAAACCACGGATAGTATGCATTACAAATGAGATATACTGTTAACCTCAGCAATGATTAAATTATGTATGTATAGTACTATTGATATTACCAAAGGAAAACACATTGTTtagattaataatattttgtaattatttcaaCACTTTCATAATCTCGCATAATTATTGGCAGAGCAATTCAAGTACATAAAAATAGATGCATTGTTTTACTTTAGGGTTACTGCATTTAATGTTGAATATGCCAACTGCATCTGTATCAGTTCAGTGGGGAACTTGCCTTGTTCATGAATCTCATGGCTTCATTTGATCACTTTGAGtaactattaatttaaaaaacacatgTTAAAGGGGGTCATGCTTTATCTTCAAAGCAGACACTGGTTTTGTGGGTTATCTCTTTGTGTCAATATCTTCTAATCCACCAAACTGTGAGTTACATAAACAACTAGTCCATGCCAATCATACCTTCAAACTCTTCACGACAACAAACACAATAAAGGATGCCACATTGTGGCATGTTGCCCTATGTATGAAAATGAGCACACAATTCCCCTAATTTCCCAGCAGGGTCTTGTAGTTCCTTT is part of the Carassius carassius chromosome 33, fCarCar2.1, whole genome shotgun sequence genome and harbors:
- the LOC132113628 gene encoding solute carrier family 25 member 43 → MATVKKDDRLTSSQSLLCVGFAGIFSKTVTSPLEVVKILSQIGTFHCKRGFIHSFVFICQNEGLRAFWKGNMVSCLRLFPYSAIHLATYKNIVHLHIDEQGDISQWRAIVAGGLAGISAALATYPLEVVETRLIAQNCQEPTYRGLLHSLSTIYRNEGLQALYRGFSLTVLGAVPFSVGCYAVYVNLDKLWQERHVRFTSLQNFINGCLAAGVAQTLSFPFETVKKKMQAQSLLLPHCGGVDVHFNGMIDCFRQIIKNKSIVALWSGLTANLVKIVPYFGLLFSCFEMCKQVCLYRNGYIISPLSYQPKPGVDQSLGPHELQEFKRYLRNRKSHKAQSSSIGNRW